A window from Ignavibacteriota bacterium encodes these proteins:
- a CDS encoding OmpA family protein, which yields MKSKLFVLFVAILTIVIVNPVYSQLNKPGLGGGVSYGGTIGQSDFNNRENAHHLGRAFLRYGLSDYVGTELGLGVGKVSGTDYQTVVHPLELRFLLFPYSVDDFDYYIYGGAGYMRYELEHIPDNATAGEDLDGWMGIIPVGLGFQFRLLKNVAFETTAGYYMALKDNLEAVVNNDNNDGFFTFTIGLTVTASDPNRDTDGDGLTDEQEEELGTNPEIADTDGDGLSDGVEFLKTKTDPKAADSDGDGLSDGDEVNNYKTDPNKADTDGDGLKDSDEINVHKTDPLKADTDGDGLNDSDELLKYKTNPMKSDTDSDDLKDGEEVTKHKTDPLKADTDGDGLSDGDEVIKYKSNPFKKDTDDGTVDDNAEVKRGTNPLNPDDDVVKVGVAMVLEGITFETGKSTITPESESTLQKALKTLTTYEDISVEISGHTDNVGNAKSNQKLSQQRADAVKDWLISNGISAERLTAVGYGSAKPIVENDTKENKAKNRRIEFARTK from the coding sequence ATGAAATCAAAACTGTTTGTACTCTTTGTTGCAATTTTAACAATTGTGATAGTAAATCCGGTTTATTCTCAGCTAAACAAACCGGGTTTAGGAGGAGGAGTAAGTTATGGGGGAACTATTGGACAATCCGATTTTAACAATCGCGAAAATGCACATCATTTAGGAAGAGCGTTTTTAAGATATGGTTTATCAGATTATGTTGGAACAGAATTAGGACTTGGTGTTGGAAAAGTATCAGGCACAGATTACCAAACCGTTGTTCATCCGCTTGAATTAAGATTTTTACTTTTCCCATATTCTGTTGATGATTTTGATTATTATATATACGGTGGCGCCGGTTATATGAGATATGAACTTGAGCATATTCCAGATAATGCAACTGCTGGAGAAGATTTGGATGGATGGATGGGTATAATTCCAGTTGGACTTGGTTTTCAATTCAGATTGTTAAAAAATGTTGCGTTTGAAACTACAGCTGGCTACTATATGGCACTTAAAGATAATTTGGAAGCAGTTGTTAACAATGATAATAATGATGGATTTTTCACATTTACAATTGGATTAACAGTAACTGCCAGTGATCCGAATAGAGATACAGACGGAGATGGATTAACTGACGAACAAGAAGAAGAACTTGGTACAAATCCGGAAATTGCAGATACAGATGGAGATGGATTATCCGATGGTGTAGAATTTCTTAAAACCAAAACTGATCCCAAAGCTGCTGATTCTGATGGCGATGGATTAAGCGATGGCGATGAAGTGAATAATTATAAAACTGATCCAAACAAAGCAGATACAGATGGTGATGGATTAAAAGATTCAGATGAAATTAATGTTCACAAAACTGATCCTTTAAAAGCTGATACAGACGGTGATGGATTAAATGATTCTGATGAATTATTAAAATATAAAACTAATCCAATGAAATCAGATACTGATTCTGATGATTTAAAAGATGGCGAAGAAGTTACCAAACATAAAACCGATCCGTTAAAAGCTGATACAGATGGAGATGGATTGTCTGACGGAGATGAAGTTATAAAATACAAATCAAATCCATTTAAGAAAGATACAGATGACGGAACTGTAGATGATAATGCGGAAGTAAAAAGAGGAACAAATCCACTAAATCCGGATGATGATGTTGTAAAAGTTGGTGTTGCAATGGTTTTAGAGGGAATTACTTTTGAAACCGGAAAATCAACAATTACTCCGGAATCTGAATCAACATTGCAAAAAGCGCTGAAAACATTAACAACTTATGAAGATATTTCCGTTGAAATAAGCGGACATACAGATAATGTTGGAAATGCAAAAAGTAATCAAAAATTATCCCAACAAAGAGCAGATGCAGTAAAAGATTGGTTAATTAGTAACGGAATCAGTGCTGAAAGATTAACTGCTGTTGGATACGGTTCTGCAAAGCCAATTGTTGAAAATGACACAAAAGAAAATAAAGCTAAAAATAGAAGAATCGAATTTGCCAGAACAAAATAA
- a CDS encoding amidohydrolase, whose amino-acid sequence MKKMGNILPEIIEIRRQLHKNPELSFKEFNTTKLIDEKLNSWGLKFNRFFNLETGGYCDIGEGEIIAFRSDIDALPITEDSSHEICSEISGVMHACGHDFHTAIGLGLLKYFNENKNELKHKLRVIFQPAEEAAPGGAEFVVKENILENVKSIFAIHVDPMLEVGKFNIVDGPVQASSTSIKIEFLGPGGHTSKPSETIDLINASAYYITQIQSYIQQNIDSRETVAFAFGTISGGSTHNIIPQQILLRGTLRTHNNKVLNKCISLMNSFTKSFAELYKIKIEINFPTNCPATINDSALTKKFIEFMKISRNVEKLILDAKPSMGADDFAFYGLQVPSLYLQVGAKGSGTLHSKDLILNEDLIQPSLEAMIGFINLF is encoded by the coding sequence ATGAAAAAAATGGGAAATATTTTACCGGAGATAATTGAAATAAGAAGACAGCTTCATAAAAATCCCGAATTATCTTTTAAAGAATTTAACACAACAAAATTAATTGATGAAAAATTAAATTCATGGGGATTAAAATTTAATAGATTTTTCAACTTAGAGACTGGTGGATACTGCGATATAGGAGAAGGAGAAATTATTGCATTCCGTTCTGATATTGATGCATTGCCAATTACAGAAGATTCATCTCACGAAATTTGTTCAGAAATTTCCGGAGTAATGCACGCTTGCGGTCATGATTTTCATACCGCAATTGGTTTGGGTTTACTGAAATATTTTAATGAAAATAAAAATGAACTAAAACATAAACTTCGTGTAATTTTTCAACCGGCAGAAGAAGCTGCTCCCGGTGGAGCTGAGTTTGTTGTTAAAGAAAATATTTTGGAAAATGTAAAATCTATTTTTGCAATTCATGTTGATCCAATGTTGGAAGTGGGAAAATTTAATATTGTTGATGGACCGGTTCAAGCTTCATCTACTTCTATTAAAATTGAATTTTTGGGTCCGGGTGGTCATACTTCCAAACCTTCTGAAACTATTGATTTAATTAACGCTTCGGCTTATTACATTACACAAATTCAAAGTTATATTCAGCAAAATATTGATTCGAGAGAAACTGTAGCTTTTGCATTTGGAACAATTTCCGGCGGCTCTACTCACAATATTATTCCTCAACAAATTTTGTTAAGAGGAACTTTACGCACACATAATAATAAAGTTTTAAACAAATGTATTTCTTTAATGAATTCATTTACAAAATCTTTTGCCGAACTTTACAAAATAAAAATTGAAATAAATTTTCCAACAAATTGTCCAGCAACAATTAATGATTCTGCTTTAACAAAAAAATTTATTGAATTTATGAAAATTTCAAGAAACGTTGAGAAATTAATTCTCGATGCTAAACCTTCGATGGGAGCTGATGATTTTGCGTTTTATGGATTACAAGTTCCAAGTTTATATTTGCAAGTAGGTGCAAAAGGAAGCGGAACCTTACACAGCAAAGATTTAATATTGAATGAAGATTTAATCCAACCTTCATTGGAAGCAATGATTGGATTTATAAATTTATTTTAA
- a CDS encoding DUF1801 domain-containing protein — MYELKTKLNDANVENFLNKIEDADKKNLSLKVLDLMKKVTKEEPKMWGTSIIGFGSYHYKYKTGHEGDMCLVGFSPRKQNVTLYLTYDVSQYGKILEKLGKVKTGKSCLYVKKEEDIDFKVLEDLISKAYDYMKNMKWD, encoded by the coding sequence ATGTACGAATTAAAAACAAAGCTTAATGATGCAAATGTTGAAAATTTTCTAAATAAAATTGAAGATGCTGATAAAAAAAATCTCTCATTAAAAGTTCTTGACTTAATGAAAAAAGTTACAAAGGAAGAACCCAAAATGTGGGGAACGAGTATTATTGGTTTTGGCTCGTATCATTATAAATATAAAACCGGCCATGAAGGAGATATGTGTTTGGTTGGGTTTTCTCCGCGGAAACAAAATGTAACTTTATATTTAACCTATGATGTTTCACAATATGGAAAAATTTTAGAAAAACTTGGAAAAGTAAAGACCGGGAAAAGTTGTTTATATGTTAAAAAAGAAGAAGATATTGATTTTAAAGTTTTGGAAGATTTAATTTCTAAAGCTTATGATTATATGAAAAATATGAAATGGGATTAA
- a CDS encoding serine hydrolase, which produces MKKYQLVISFLLFFIYNINAQSLPKFISDSLDNYIERGMQNWEIPGVAVLIVKDGKVVFEKGFGVTELGTQNKIDENTLFMIGSNTKAFTGTALALLEHEQKLKLDDKVIKFLPDFKMKDKWINNELNLQDIVSHRMGMETFQGDFIYWTSDLTSDEVIEKFGLLTPKYNFRTKYGYTNAGYAIAGKVIEKISNQTWGEFLKNKIFQPLQMENTVAYSQEFKNCTNIAKPHSFVNNKMSLLDFQNIDNLAPAGSIGSSMNDMSHWVLAQLDSGKFSGEKIIPFSVIQKTRQPLTIERRVKHPYNKTHFALYGMGWEFQDYEGREIISHTGGVNGFLTSVTLMPEEKLGIVVLTNNDQNALFYSLRWEILDAFLNLPYRNYDSTYYAEGLKDRIKTQKRLKEIQDSVKMNIKPEIDLAEFEGEYKNEEYGFATITIIENTLELKLEHHSKLTGKLEYIDNGRFFCTYSDPTYGKKVFQFYFAEGKVKSFDLYVDDFIDYQSYKFVKNVE; this is translated from the coding sequence ATGAAAAAGTATCAATTAGTCATTTCATTTCTATTATTTTTTATTTATAACATTAACGCACAGTCACTTCCAAAATTTATTTCAGATAGTTTAGATAATTACATAGAAAGGGGAATGCAAAATTGGGAAATTCCCGGAGTTGCTGTTTTAATTGTAAAAGATGGAAAGGTTGTTTTCGAGAAAGGGTTTGGTGTAACTGAATTAGGAACACAAAATAAAATTGATGAAAATACTTTGTTCATGATTGGCTCAAACACTAAAGCATTTACCGGTACTGCTTTGGCATTGCTTGAACACGAACAAAAATTAAAACTTGATGATAAGGTAATTAAATTTCTTCCAGATTTTAAAATGAAAGATAAATGGATAAACAATGAACTAAATTTGCAAGATATTGTTTCTCACCGAATGGGAATGGAAACATTTCAAGGTGATTTTATCTATTGGACTTCAGATTTGACAAGCGATGAAGTTATAGAAAAATTTGGATTGTTAACCCCAAAATATAATTTTAGAACAAAATACGGTTACACCAATGCCGGATATGCAATTGCCGGAAAAGTGATAGAAAAAATTTCAAATCAAACTTGGGGAGAATTTTTAAAGAATAAAATTTTCCAACCATTGCAAATGGAAAATACGGTTGCATATTCTCAAGAATTTAAAAATTGTACGAATATTGCAAAACCCCATTCATTTGTTAATAATAAAATGAGTTTATTGGATTTTCAAAATATTGATAATCTTGCTCCGGCTGGAAGTATCGGATCATCAATGAATGATATGAGTCATTGGGTACTTGCACAGCTTGATAGCGGAAAATTTAGCGGAGAAAAAATAATTCCTTTTTCTGTAATTCAAAAAACAAGACAGCCATTAACAATTGAGAGAAGAGTAAAACACCCTTATAATAAAACACATTTTGCATTATATGGAATGGGATGGGAATTTCAAGATTATGAAGGAAGAGAAATTATTTCTCACACAGGCGGAGTAAACGGATTTTTAACTTCTGTAACATTAATGCCGGAAGAAAAACTTGGAATTGTTGTACTAACCAACAATGACCAAAATGCTCTTTTCTATTCGCTGCGTTGGGAAATTCTTGACGCATTTTTAAATCTTCCATACAGGAATTATGATTCAACTTATTATGCTGAAGGATTGAAGGATAGAATTAAAACACAAAAAAGATTAAAAGAAATTCAAGATTCTGTAAAAATGAATATTAAACCGGAAATTGATTTAGCGGAATTTGAGGGTGAATATAAAAATGAAGAATATGGTTTTGCCACAATAACCATAATTGAAAACACACTTGAACTTAAATTAGAACATCATTCCAAATTAACTGGTAAGCTTGAATATATTGATAACGGAAGATTTTTCTGTACATATTCAGATCCAACTTACGGCAAAAAAGTATTTCAATTTTATTTTGCAGAAGGAAAAGTAAAATCTTTTGATTTATATGTTGATGATTTTATTGATTATCAGTCATATAAATTTGTTAAAAATGTTGAATGA
- a CDS encoding CocE/NonD family hydrolase, producing MKIYPQKTIFILSIFLSIISSNSTFSINDDSLFFAQNYDKQEITIKMRDGINLFTAIYLPKNKTEKQPIIIWRSPYSCQPYGKQNYFTRSLNTFLHFIKNNYIIVIQDVRGRFMSEGNFVDMRPHIPNKMNNSQVDESSDAYDTIEWLVKNVENNNGNVGVWGISYPGFYAAMAAIDAHPNLKAVSPQAPIADWFIADDMHHYGALSLTMTFNFFNQFGVTRNELTKIWPDGVNFNSPDAYNFYLKLGSLKNINKLYFKNNIAFWDSVISHPNYDFYWQEKNTLPHFNNIKPAILTVGGWFDGEDLYGAINTYQSIERKNSKIDNNLVLGPWPHGGWTRTDGNKFGDINLNSNTSKFYVDSIELPFFNYYLKNEGKLNLAEAYIFETGKNIWNKFDQYPPQNIAEINLYLNSENAITFSYPQNSKIIFDEYISDPNKPVPYTSKFIDAKDYYYKEYLNEDQRFASTRQDVLVYETEILQNDFSIVGPIETELFVSTSGTDSDWIVKVIDVFPDSTKDIKIGDTEIEMGGYQMLVRGEILRGKYRNSLEFPEPFSPNEITKVKIYLNDACHTFKKGHKIMIQIQSSWFPLFDRNPQKFIDIYNADESDFQKATQRIYFSKNYPSKIKLNKLITEN from the coding sequence ATGAAAATTTATCCTCAAAAAACAATTTTTATATTATCAATTTTTCTTTCAATAATTTCAAGCAATTCTACATTTTCAATAAATGATGATTCACTTTTCTTTGCGCAAAATTACGATAAACAAGAAATCACAATTAAAATGAGAGATGGAATAAATTTATTTACCGCAATTTATTTGCCAAAAAATAAAACTGAAAAGCAGCCAATAATTATTTGGCGCTCACCGTATAGCTGTCAGCCATATGGTAAGCAGAATTATTTTACTCGAAGTTTGAATACTTTTCTTCACTTTATAAAAAATAATTACATTATTGTAATTCAAGATGTCCGTGGAAGATTCATGTCGGAAGGGAATTTTGTTGATATGCGACCACATATTCCGAATAAAATGAATAATTCGCAAGTTGATGAAAGCTCCGATGCCTATGATACAATTGAATGGCTTGTAAAAAACGTTGAAAACAATAACGGTAATGTTGGAGTTTGGGGAATTTCTTATCCCGGTTTTTATGCGGCGATGGCAGCAATTGATGCACATCCAAATTTAAAAGCTGTTTCTCCGCAAGCACCAATTGCCGATTGGTTTATTGCAGATGATATGCATCATTACGGAGCTTTATCATTAACAATGACTTTTAATTTTTTCAATCAATTTGGAGTTACAAGAAATGAATTAACAAAAATTTGGCCAGATGGAGTAAATTTTAATTCACCAGATGCTTACAATTTTTACCTAAAATTAGGTTCACTAAAAAATATAAATAAGTTGTATTTCAAAAATAATATTGCTTTTTGGGATAGTGTTATTTCTCATCCAAATTATGATTTTTATTGGCAAGAAAAAAATACACTTCCTCATTTCAATAATATTAAACCGGCAATTCTAACTGTAGGCGGCTGGTTTGATGGAGAAGACCTTTACGGTGCAATAAATACCTATCAATCAATTGAAAGAAAAAATTCTAAAATAGATAATAATTTAGTATTAGGTCCTTGGCCTCACGGAGGTTGGACGCGAACTGATGGTAATAAATTTGGTGATATAAATTTAAATTCCAATACAAGTAAATTTTACGTTGATAGCATTGAACTTCCATTTTTTAATTATTATTTGAAGAATGAAGGGAAATTAAATTTAGCAGAAGCATATATTTTTGAAACCGGGAAAAATATCTGGAATAAATTTGATCAATATCCTCCGCAAAATATTGCTGAAATAAATCTTTACCTAAATTCGGAAAATGCAATTACATTTTCTTATCCTCAAAATTCCAAAATTATTTTTGATGAATATATAAGTGATCCGAATAAACCCGTTCCGTATACTTCTAAATTTATTGATGCAAAAGATTATTATTACAAAGAATATTTAAATGAAGATCAGCGCTTTGCTTCTACACGACAAGATGTTTTGGTTTATGAAACTGAAATATTGCAAAATGATTTTAGTATTGTTGGACCAATTGAAACTGAGCTCTTTGTTTCTACTTCCGGTACTGATTCTGATTGGATTGTAAAAGTAATCGACGTATTTCCGGATTCAACAAAAGATATAAAAATTGGTGATACTGAAATTGAAATGGGCGGATATCAAATGTTGGTTCGCGGTGAAATACTTAGAGGAAAATATCGAAATAGTTTGGAATTCCCCGAACCGTTTAGCCCAAATGAAATTACAAAAGTGAAAATATATTTAAATGATGCTTGTCATACATTTAAAAAAGGTCATAAAATTATGATCCAAATACAAAGTAGTTGGTTTCCACTATTTGATAGAAATCCGCAAAAGTTTATAGATATTTACAATGCCGATGAAAGTGATTTTCAAAAAGCAACGCAAAGAATTTATTTTAGTAAAAATTATCCATCGAAAATAAAATTGAATAAACTTATTACAGAAAATTAA
- a CDS encoding methyl-accepting chemotaxis protein has product MLKNLNISKKLFLLMTISILMVLVISLLGIMSLYKNNNSLKTVYNDRVIPLKQLKLISDMYAVNIVDATHKIRNNNFTQQNGLKSIVNAKKIITQEWENYRSTFLTKEEKILVQEAEKLFVKADQSIDKVIQIIESGNRDLLVEYTTIELYQVIDPITEKIGELIDLQLLVAKEEYNNGESIFQNNILSTIIIVITSVILLSIFSFLIMKSIKNPISILINTAEKLSVGNIDVNINANTKDEIGELEKAFSNMIKNIKTQSEVMDKISNGDISIDVNVKSEKDVLSISMSQMVENLKELVSESLFLNNAAVNGDLSIRGNAQKFNGAFKEIVLGINQTLDSVVKPINESGKVLEEISSGDLRSRMIGEYKGDFLKIKTSINNLADSFNSALLNVAQAVDATASASAQISASSEEMAAGAQEQSSQASEVAAAVEQMAKTIYETSQNTTQASQASKNAGKSAKEGGKVVTETIMGMEKISEVVNHSAEKVHTLGKSSDQIGEIVQVINDIADQTNLLALNAAIEAARAGEQGRGFAVVADEVRKLAERTTKATEEIAEMIKQIQKDTMDAVNTMQQGTNEVIKGKELVEKAGKSLEEIITGTQQVEDIVNQVAAASEEQSATSDQISKNITSISSVTQESASGIEQIAKASEDLNRLTVNLQELISQFKLEGKNIYSDNNFLHKSYISNKNFHNRVIEKELV; this is encoded by the coding sequence ATGCTCAAAAATTTAAATATTAGCAAAAAATTGTTTTTATTAATGACTATTTCGATTTTGATGGTTTTAGTTATAAGCTTATTAGGAATTATGAGTCTTTATAAAAATAATAATTCATTAAAAACTGTTTACAATGATAGAGTTATTCCTTTAAAACAATTAAAACTAATTTCTGATATGTATGCTGTAAATATTGTTGATGCTACACATAAAATAAGAAATAATAATTTTACTCAACAAAATGGCTTAAAAAGTATTGTTAATGCAAAAAAAATTATTACGCAAGAATGGGAAAACTATAGATCAACTTTTTTAACAAAAGAAGAAAAAATTTTGGTTCAAGAAGCAGAAAAACTATTTGTAAAAGCAGATCAAAGTATTGATAAAGTTATCCAAATAATTGAATCGGGAAATAGAGATTTATTGGTAGAATACACAACAATTGAACTTTATCAAGTAATTGATCCAATTACAGAAAAAATTGGAGAGTTAATTGATTTACAATTACTTGTAGCTAAAGAGGAATATAATAATGGAGAATCAATCTTTCAAAATAATATACTTAGCACAATAATTATTGTAATTACTTCAGTTATTCTTTTATCAATATTTTCATTTTTGATAATGAAATCAATTAAAAATCCCATAAGTATTTTAATTAATACTGCTGAAAAATTAAGTGTTGGTAATATTGATGTTAATATTAATGCAAATACAAAAGATGAAATCGGTGAACTTGAAAAGGCTTTCAGTAATATGATTAAAAATATCAAAACACAATCAGAAGTAATGGATAAAATTTCTAATGGTGATATTTCGATCGATGTTAATGTTAAATCTGAGAAGGATGTACTTTCTATTAGCATGTCACAAATGGTTGAAAATTTAAAAGAATTAGTTTCTGAATCATTATTTCTAAATAATGCAGCGGTTAATGGAGATTTATCAATAAGAGGAAATGCACAAAAATTCAATGGAGCGTTTAAAGAAATTGTTTTGGGAATTAATCAAACATTAGATTCAGTAGTAAAACCAATAAATGAATCTGGTAAAGTGTTAGAAGAAATTTCATCCGGTGATCTGCGATCAAGAATGATTGGTGAATATAAAGGAGATTTTTTAAAGATTAAAACCAGTATTAATAATTTAGCAGATTCATTCAATTCGGCACTTTTAAATGTTGCTCAAGCAGTAGATGCAACTGCAAGTGCCAGCGCACAAATTTCTGCAAGTAGTGAAGAAATGGCAGCTGGGGCACAAGAGCAATCATCGCAAGCAAGTGAAGTAGCAGCAGCGGTTGAACAAATGGCGAAAACCATTTATGAAACATCACAGAATACAACTCAAGCTAGCCAAGCAAGCAAAAATGCTGGAAAATCTGCAAAAGAAGGAGGAAAAGTTGTTACTGAAACAATAATGGGAATGGAAAAAATATCGGAAGTTGTGAATCATAGTGCTGAAAAAGTGCATACATTAGGAAAAAGCAGTGATCAAATTGGAGAAATTGTACAAGTTATTAATGATATAGCAGATCAAACAAATTTACTTGCTTTAAATGCAGCAATTGAAGCAGCAAGAGCTGGCGAGCAAGGAAGAGGTTTTGCAGTTGTAGCGGATGAAGTAAGAAAACTTGCTGAAAGAACAACAAAAGCAACAGAAGAAATTGCCGAAATGATTAAACAAATTCAGAAAGATACAATGGATGCAGTAAACACAATGCAACAGGGCACAAATGAAGTTATTAAAGGAAAAGAACTAGTTGAAAAAGCTGGGAAATCTTTAGAAGAAATTATTACTGGAACTCAACAAGTGGAAGATATTGTTAATCAAGTTGCAGCCGCAAGCGAGGAACAGTCTGCTACTTCAGATCAAATAAGTAAAAACATAACTTCAATTAGTAGTGTAACTCAAGAAAGTGCAAGCGGAATTGAACAAATTGCTAAGGCATCTGAGGATTTAAATCGTTTGACGGTTAATTTGCAAGAACTTATTTCACAATTCAAATTAGAAGGTAAGAATATCTATTCTGATAATAATTTCTTGCACAAAAGTTACATCAGTAATAAAAATTTTCATAACAGAGTTATTGAAAAAGAGTTAGTCTAA
- a CDS encoding T9SS type A sorting domain-containing protein — MKNFLLKYFALFLTLTNYSFAQGIIANHNCTDINQIPESAIIEAKSKLHIAYGHTSHGSQIISGMENLDEFMNGNGLYNIHDGIESGALDIDDYFVDGDLGNPDRTTWAQRTRTYLNNSQNSEVNIVMWSWCGQVSSASEGDINTYLNLMTQLENDFPNVKFVYMTGHLDGSGLEGNLHLRNEQIRNYCVTNNKILFDFSDIESYDPDGNYFGDKYPNDNCDYDSDGNGSQDANWAIEWQNSHTENVDWYNCSAAHSQALNGNQKAYAAWWLWAKLSGWNETTSTKNQNKSVSYKLETNYPNPFNPSTNINFSIAKNENVRIDVFNSLGQFVKTLLNENLSQGNYSVTWNGENFENKKVSSGIYIYKLQSGIFSQSKMMVLQK; from the coding sequence ATGAAGAATTTTTTACTTAAGTATTTTGCACTTTTCTTAACATTAACAAATTATTCTTTCGCTCAAGGAATTATTGCGAATCACAATTGCACAGATATTAATCAAATTCCGGAATCAGCAATCATTGAAGCAAAAAGTAAACTACATATTGCATACGGACACACTTCTCACGGAAGCCAAATAATTTCCGGCATGGAAAATTTGGATGAATTTATGAATGGAAATGGATTGTATAATATTCATGATGGAATTGAATCCGGCGCTTTGGATATTGATGATTATTTTGTAGATGGAGATTTGGGAAACCCCGATCGTACAACTTGGGCACAACGAACAAGAACTTATCTAAACAATTCACAAAATTCTGAAGTAAATATTGTTATGTGGTCTTGGTGTGGACAAGTAAGTTCGGCTTCTGAGGGAGATATAAATACTTATTTAAATTTGATGACACAGCTTGAAAATGATTTCCCAAATGTAAAATTTGTATATATGACCGGACATCTCGATGGCTCTGGTTTGGAAGGAAATTTACATTTGCGAAATGAACAAATCAGAAATTATTGTGTAACAAATAATAAAATTCTTTTTGATTTTTCAGATATTGAAAGTTATGATCCCGATGGAAATTATTTTGGTGATAAATATCCAAATGATAATTGTGATTATGACAGTGACGGTAACGGTTCTCAAGATGCAAATTGGGCAATCGAATGGCAAAATTCCCACACAGAAAATGTTGATTGGTACAATTGTTCAGCAGCTCATTCACAAGCTTTAAATGGAAATCAAAAAGCTTACGCAGCTTGGTGGCTTTGGGCAAAACTTTCCGGATGGAATGAAACAACTTCAACAAAAAATCAAAACAAGAGCGTTTCATATAAATTAGAAACTAATTACCCGAATCCCTTTAATCCCTCGACAAATATAAATTTCAGTATTGCGAAAAACGAAAATGTACGAATTGACGTTTTTAATTCACTCGGCCAGTTTGTAAAAACTTTGTTAAATGAAAATCTATCACAAGGAAATTATTCAGTTACTTGGAATGGTGAAAATTTTGAGAATAAAAAAGTTTCTTCCGGAATTTATATTTACAAATTGCAATCCGGAATTTTCTCGCAATCTAAAATGATGGTTCTTCAAAAATAA
- the lepB gene encoding signal peptidase I translates to MKKEIKKVKLLNRISREVKSLFLTAIVFIFVTSALIEGSIVPTPSMEKTILVGDRLFINKFIFGASTPSYIPFTNIELPHFRLPALREPKRNEIIVFRFPGDQTQLVDDKVEFWVKRCLALPGDTLEIRNKLVFVNGKQSPIPSNILYQNQSIQKLGNKNSRIFPTSKNWNEDNYGPLVIPQKGDKINLTLENIYDWKMIINREFGSEVVQINNGEIFINGFETNEYTLKNDYYFMMGDNRDNSLDSRFWGFVPRENIVGTPMIIFWSWNSDIPFSQPLKLLSSVRFDRIAKLVE, encoded by the coding sequence ATGAAAAAAGAAATTAAAAAAGTGAAATTATTGAATCGAATTTCCAGAGAAGTAAAGAGTTTATTTCTTACAGCAATTGTCTTTATTTTTGTTACCTCAGCATTAATTGAAGGCTCAATTGTTCCAACTCCATCAATGGAAAAGACAATTTTGGTGGGTGATAGATTATTTATAAATAAATTTATTTTTGGTGCATCTACTCCAAGCTATATTCCGTTTACAAATATTGAACTTCCGCACTTTAGACTTCCAGCTTTGAGAGAACCAAAAAGAAATGAAATAATTGTGTTTAGATTTCCCGGCGACCAAACTCAATTAGTTGATGATAAAGTTGAATTTTGGGTTAAAAGATGTTTAGCATTACCAGGTGATACTTTGGAAATTAGAAACAAATTGGTTTTTGTAAATGGAAAACAATCACCAATTCCTTCAAATATACTATATCAAAATCAATCAATTCAAAAATTAGGAAATAAAAATTCTAGAATTTTTCCGACTTCAAAAAATTGGAATGAGGATAATTATGGTCCGCTTGTAATTCCGCAAAAAGGAGATAAAATTAATTTAACCTTAGAAAATATTTACGATTGGAAAATGATTATAAATAGAGAATTTGGAAGTGAAGTTGTTCAAATAAATAACGGAGAAATTTTTATTAATGGATTTGAAACGAATGAATATACTTTGAAAAACGATTATTATTTTATGATGGGAGATAATAGAGATAACAGTTTAGATAGTAGATTTTGGGGATTTGTACCGAGAGAAAATATTGTTGGAACTCCAATGATTATTTTCTGGTCGTGGAATTCTGATATACCATTTTCTCAACCATTGAAATTATTAAGCTCAGTAAGATTTGATAGAATTGCAAAATTAGTTGAATAA